One stretch of Candidatus Hydrogenedentota bacterium DNA includes these proteins:
- a CDS encoding nucleotidyltransferase domain-containing protein — MHNTVIENQKSILSLCRQYHVKQLDLFGSALSDAFDTESSDIDLLVEFLPLPSGRRADAYFGLLEQLETLLQRPIDLVCVRAVRNPYFLDAIRVNRSTLYAA; from the coding sequence ATGCACAACACGGTTATAGAAAATCAGAAATCGATTCTCTCGCTTTGCAGGCAGTATCACGTTAAGCAATTGGATTTGTTTGGATCGGCGTTGTCGGACGCGTTTGACACGGAATCGAGTGATATCGATCTTCTCGTCGAGTTTCTTCCGCTGCCCAGTGGCCGCCGTGCCGATGCCTATTTCGGATTGTTGGAACAACTAGAGACTCTTCTGCAAAGACCCATTGACCTTGTTTGTGTGCGCGCTGTACGAAATCCCTACTTTCTTGACGCCATCCGGGTCAATCGTTCAACCCTCTATGCGGCTTAA